In Lentibacillus amyloliquefaciens, one DNA window encodes the following:
- the asd gene encoding aspartate-semialdehyde dehydrogenase, with amino-acid sequence MAENNAVNVAVVGATGAVGEKIIEILENRNLPINELKLLSSSRSAGKKITFNNQELTVEEAKPESFDNVNIALFSAGGSISKKLAPEAVKRGAVVVDNTSAYRMDENVPLVVPEVNESDIQSHNGIIANPNCSTIQMVATLKPLQEAFGLSRVIVSTYQAVSGAGNEANKELEEQTRQFLNNEEMTAELLPVKGDEKHFPIAFNALPQIDVFQENGYTFEEMKMINESKKILHAQDLPVAATCVRLPLFTSHAESVYIDVEKNGLKIEDLWNVLKKADGVTLQDDPATQTYPTPLSASNKSDVFVGRVRKDLDNDKGFHLWVVSDNLVKGAALNTIQIAERLIENKWL; translated from the coding sequence ATGGCAGAAAATAATGCAGTTAACGTTGCAGTAGTAGGTGCTACTGGAGCAGTTGGGGAAAAAATCATCGAAATACTCGAGAATAGGAATCTTCCAATAAATGAGCTTAAACTTTTATCATCCAGTCGATCAGCCGGAAAGAAAATCACTTTTAATAATCAGGAATTAACAGTTGAAGAAGCAAAGCCGGAGAGTTTTGATAATGTAAATATTGCTTTGTTCTCAGCCGGCGGATCTATTTCCAAAAAATTAGCACCGGAAGCTGTCAAGCGCGGAGCAGTTGTTGTTGATAATACAAGTGCTTACAGAATGGATGAAAATGTCCCGTTAGTTGTGCCTGAAGTCAATGAATCTGATATTCAATCACATAACGGAATCATTGCCAATCCAAACTGCTCGACAATTCAGATGGTGGCAACCTTAAAGCCGCTGCAGGAAGCATTTGGCTTGTCACGTGTGATCGTATCGACTTACCAGGCAGTTTCCGGAGCTGGAAATGAAGCAAATAAAGAATTAGAAGAACAAACGAGACAATTTTTGAATAACGAGGAGATGACAGCGGAACTCTTGCCTGTCAAAGGGGATGAAAAACATTTCCCTATCGCCTTTAACGCATTACCGCAAATTGATGTATTTCAGGAGAACGGCTATACATTTGAAGAAATGAAAATGATCAATGAATCGAAAAAAATTCTTCATGCCCAAGACTTGCCGGTCGCAGCCACCTGCGTAAGGCTGCCACTCTTCACATCACATGCCGAAAGTGTCTATATTGATGTTGAGAAAAATGGTTTGAAAATTGAGGATCTATGGAATGTACTAAAGAAAGCAGATGGTGTGACGCTGCAAGACGATCCGGCCACACAGACATATCCGACGCCGCTGAGCGCATCCAATAAAAGTGATGTGTTTGTCGGTCGTGTCCGGAAAGACCTGGACAATGATAAAGGCTTCCATTTATGGGTTGTATCTGATAACCTTGTCAAGGGTGCTGCGTTGAATACAATTCAAATCGCAGAACGTTTAATTGAAAATAAATGGCTTTAA
- the dapG gene encoding aspartate kinase: MQQILVQKFGGTSVQSEENRNYVMQHIKNALMNDHKVIVVVSALGRKPDPYATDSLLDLVDFPKNYNSSRELDILMSCGEKIASVVLSNELKKNHIRASALTGAQAGFITSDDFNEAKIKEVKPNRVFEAFKEHDVVVVAGFQGQTSDGDITTIGRGGSDTTAAAIGAAVNAERIEIFTDVNGIMTADPNMVRAARPLDIVTYTEISNLAYQGAKVIHPRAVEIAMQAKIPMRVRSTYIEDEGTLITASRIQELGTDIPDRLITGIAHMTSITQISVQTKDETDGLQSEVFKAMAESGISVDFINISPTGVLYTVPDSQTDKAVRILKTMGFYPEITRNCAKVSAVGAGMTGVPGVASKIVQSLTDAGVQILQSADSHTTIWVLIHEDDVKVAVNALHDVFALNIAEEKLV, translated from the coding sequence ATGCAGCAGATATTAGTCCAAAAATTTGGCGGCACATCTGTTCAATCAGAAGAAAATCGCAACTATGTCATGCAGCATATTAAAAATGCACTTATGAATGATCATAAAGTAATTGTTGTCGTATCTGCATTAGGCCGAAAACCTGACCCATACGCAACAGACTCATTGCTGGATCTGGTTGATTTTCCGAAAAATTATAATTCCAGCCGTGAATTGGATATCCTGATGTCATGCGGCGAAAAAATCGCCTCTGTCGTATTATCGAATGAACTGAAGAAAAACCATATACGTGCATCTGCTCTGACTGGTGCACAGGCAGGTTTTATCACAAGTGATGATTTCAATGAGGCAAAAATCAAAGAAGTAAAGCCCAACCGCGTTTTTGAAGCGTTTAAAGAACATGATGTTGTTGTTGTGGCCGGCTTTCAAGGTCAGACGTCAGATGGTGATATAACGACTATCGGCAGGGGAGGAAGCGACACAACAGCAGCCGCTATAGGTGCTGCTGTTAATGCCGAACGGATTGAAATTTTCACCGATGTCAATGGTATCATGACAGCGGATCCGAATATGGTCCGGGCGGCTAGACCGCTGGATATTGTGACTTACACAGAAATAAGTAATCTTGCTTATCAGGGTGCAAAAGTGATCCATCCGAGAGCTGTGGAAATTGCGATGCAGGCAAAAATCCCGATGCGTGTCAGATCTACCTATATTGAAGATGAAGGTACCCTGATAACAGCTTCTCGAATCCAGGAGCTTGGGACAGATATTCCTGATCGGCTGATTACCGGAATAGCCCACATGACATCCATAACACAAATAAGTGTTCAGACAAAGGATGAAACAGACGGCCTGCAGTCTGAAGTTTTTAAGGCGATGGCTGAATCAGGAATATCCGTTGACTTCATCAACATTTCACCAACCGGGGTTCTTTATACAGTGCCCGATTCACAGACCGATAAAGCTGTACGCATATTAAAGACGATGGGTTTTTATCCTGAGATAACCAGAAATTGTGCCAAAGTTTCAGCTGTTGGTGCTGGAATGACCGGTGTCCCGGGTGTCGCTTCAAAAATCGTACAATCGTTGACGGATGCCGGCGTTCAAATATTGCAATCAGCCGACAGTCACACAACCATCTGGGTGCTTATTCACGAAGATGATGTGAAGGTTGCAGTCAATGCATTACACGATGTCTTTGCATTAAACATTGCCGAAGAGAAGCTTGTGTAA
- the dapA gene encoding 4-hydroxy-tetrahydrodipicolinate synthase, whose translation MNFGRVLTAMVTPFDANGGVDFDKTTNLIEYLIQNGSEGLVVGGTTGESPTLTSDEKIALFRHTISKVNRRIPVIAGTGSNNTHASIILTKKAEESGADAIMLVTPYYNKPSQEGLYQHFSAIASETKLPVMLYNIPGRSVVKMNADTIIRLSKIDNIIAIKEASGDLDLTAGVIEHTSDNFSVYSGEDSNTLPMLSVGADGVVSVASHVAGQEIKEMVDAFHSGNTAKAAAIHRKLLPVMNGLFAQPSPSPVKTALNLKGVDVGGVRLPLIPLTESEQDVLKNLIDN comes from the coding sequence ATGAACTTTGGTAGGGTGTTGACAGCAATGGTAACACCATTTGACGCGAATGGCGGGGTTGATTTTGACAAAACCACGAATTTAATTGAATATTTGATTCAAAATGGAAGTGAGGGGCTGGTCGTCGGCGGCACAACCGGCGAATCTCCAACGCTTACTTCAGACGAAAAAATTGCCTTATTCAGACATACTATCAGTAAAGTGAATCGTCGTATCCCGGTTATTGCCGGTACCGGCAGCAATAATACACATGCGTCCATTATCCTGACAAAAAAAGCTGAAGAGTCTGGTGCTGATGCTATCATGCTGGTGACTCCATATTATAATAAACCGAGTCAGGAAGGGCTTTATCAGCATTTTTCAGCAATTGCGAGTGAAACAAAACTACCGGTTATGCTTTATAATATTCCGGGTCGTTCAGTTGTAAAAATGAATGCTGACACGATTATCCGATTAAGCAAAATTGACAATATTATCGCAATTAAAGAAGCAAGCGGTGACTTGGATCTGACAGCTGGAGTTATTGAACATACGTCTGATAACTTTAGTGTGTATAGCGGCGAAGATAGTAATACACTCCCGATGCTTTCTGTTGGAGCGGATGGTGTTGTATCAGTCGCATCTCATGTTGCCGGTCAGGAGATCAAGGAGATGGTCGACGCCTTTCATTCAGGAAATACAGCAAAAGCTGCTGCAATACACCGAAAGCTGCTACCTGTCATGAACGGATTATTTGCGCAACCTTCCCCATCGCCGGTTAAGACAGCGCTGAATTTAAAAGGGGTTGACGTGGGCGGTGTCCGGCTTCCGCTGATACCGCTTACCGAATCAGAACAGGATGTATTAAAAAACTTAATCGATAATTAA
- a CDS encoding YlzJ-like family protein, with translation MILYTPLSETDIFPSSDQDFQKRHCVSHNGRQVYVEETQEGQFQLLQLLSTDPEDFMNPDYTPGTILR, from the coding sequence ATGATATTATATACACCTTTATCAGAAACAGATATTTTTCCTTCATCAGATCAGGACTTCCAAAAACGGCATTGTGTTTCCCATAATGGCAGACAAGTTTATGTAGAAGAGACCCAGGAGGGGCAGTTTCAATTGCTGCAGTTACTGTCAACTGATCCAGAAGATTTCATGAATCCGGACTACACCCCCGGTACCATTCTGCGGTGA
- a CDS encoding FtsK/SpoIIIE family DNA translocase: protein MAKKKRRKKKSQLNKQVKYELLGLLFIFLAIFGSGASAISDGAIPGGLEYIFRFFLGIWYFIASIFLLVTGIVLMVKRRYPDFSHKKLIGFYIIFTGVLLLTHIQTYERLLVSSEETSILAATWDQFFAYVDGAGGGFQTGGGMIGGLLFTFCYYLFSSVGAKIVSVFSILIGIIFMTEFSLGQFFSKSSKRFGNLFTSIKERLRSSRAGHLPNQEDNTRDAPDPQQETGGYDEPVIQDFTDVAYSFSTHDTGTDETHSEANTDNPEATETKEGQGDPLPMTEAENHEYELPSPNLLTEPTQNSQQQEKSQIQATVRKLERTFDSFGVKAKVTKVHVGPAVTKYEVYPEAGVKVSKIVNLHDDLALALAAKDIRIEAPIPGKSAVGIEVPNQEIAQVSLREVLDTSTSNQSSKLLFALGRDISGESIVSELSKMPHMLIAGATGSGKSVCVNGIITTILMRAKPHEVKMMMIDPKKVELNVYNGIPHLLTPVVTDPKKASRALKKVVSEMERRYELFSETGTRNIEGYNEYIRKYNQTVASEEEKQPNLPYIVVLVDELADLMMVASNDVEDAITRLAQMARAAGIHLILATQRPSVDVITGVIKANIPSRIAFSVSSATDSRTILDAGGAEKLLGRGDMLFMPVGSSKPTRVQGAFLSDEEVERIVDHCIEQQKASYQEEMIPEETSEAVSDVDDELYDDAVQMITEMQSASVSMLQRRFRIGYTRAARLIDAMEDHGIVGPYEGSKPRQVLVSQPSEERTS, encoded by the coding sequence GTGGCCAAGAAAAAAAGAAGAAAAAAGAAAAGCCAGCTAAATAAACAAGTGAAGTATGAGCTGCTTGGTCTGCTGTTTATTTTTCTTGCTATTTTCGGCAGTGGTGCCAGTGCCATCAGTGATGGCGCAATACCAGGCGGACTGGAATATATTTTTCGGTTCTTTCTTGGAATCTGGTATTTTATTGCATCCATATTTTTGCTTGTAACAGGTATTGTTTTAATGGTTAAGCGGCGATATCCTGACTTTTCCCATAAAAAATTAATAGGATTTTATATTATTTTTACCGGCGTATTATTGCTTACCCACATACAGACATATGAAAGATTGCTTGTTTCGTCTGAAGAAACATCAATTCTCGCGGCAACGTGGGACCAGTTTTTTGCCTATGTTGATGGAGCTGGTGGTGGATTTCAAACCGGCGGCGGGATGATTGGCGGTCTGTTATTTACGTTTTGCTATTATCTGTTTTCTTCTGTTGGTGCCAAGATAGTATCTGTGTTTTCTATTTTAATAGGTATTATATTTATGACGGAGTTTTCACTTGGACAATTCTTTTCCAAAAGCAGTAAACGATTCGGTAACTTGTTTACTTCAATAAAAGAACGACTTCGATCATCTCGCGCAGGTCATCTGCCAAATCAAGAGGATAATACTCGCGATGCGCCGGATCCACAACAGGAAACCGGCGGGTATGACGAGCCTGTTATTCAGGATTTTACAGATGTGGCTTATTCGTTCAGTACTCATGACACCGGTACTGATGAGACACACAGCGAAGCAAATACTGATAATCCAGAAGCAACGGAAACAAAAGAAGGACAAGGAGATCCGCTGCCAATGACAGAAGCGGAGAATCATGAATATGAACTCCCATCACCAAATCTGTTAACTGAGCCTACGCAAAATTCACAGCAGCAGGAAAAATCACAGATTCAGGCGACAGTAAGGAAACTGGAGAGAACTTTCGACAGTTTTGGCGTAAAGGCTAAAGTCACAAAAGTGCACGTAGGCCCCGCTGTTACAAAGTATGAAGTGTATCCGGAGGCTGGTGTTAAAGTAAGTAAAATCGTCAACTTACATGATGACTTAGCTTTGGCTTTAGCCGCGAAGGATATTCGCATTGAAGCACCAATACCGGGTAAGTCAGCAGTCGGCATTGAAGTACCTAACCAGGAAATCGCCCAAGTATCGTTGCGGGAAGTGCTGGATACGTCAACATCGAATCAATCTTCAAAACTATTATTTGCACTTGGCCGCGATATTTCCGGGGAATCGATTGTGTCTGAACTGAGTAAAATGCCGCATATGCTTATTGCCGGGGCAACCGGAAGCGGTAAAAGTGTTTGTGTCAACGGGATTATCACGACAATTTTGATGCGTGCCAAACCGCACGAAGTCAAAATGATGATGATTGATCCGAAAAAAGTCGAGTTGAATGTTTATAACGGAATTCCGCATCTATTGACACCCGTCGTAACCGACCCGAAAAAAGCATCCCGCGCCTTGAAAAAAGTGGTTTCTGAAATGGAACGGCGATATGAGTTGTTTTCAGAAACAGGCACGCGCAACATTGAAGGCTACAACGAATATATCCGGAAGTATAACCAAACAGTTGCTTCGGAGGAGGAAAAGCAGCCCAATCTTCCATATATTGTTGTATTAGTAGACGAGCTGGCGGATTTAATGATGGTTGCTTCCAATGATGTCGAGGATGCTATTACAAGACTTGCCCAAATGGCGCGGGCAGCTGGTATTCATTTAATTCTTGCAACCCAGCGACCGTCAGTGGATGTCATTACAGGTGTCATTAAAGCTAATATCCCATCACGGATTGCGTTCAGCGTTTCCTCAGCAACAGATTCACGAACCATTCTGGATGCAGGAGGAGCAGAAAAACTGCTGGGACGCGGTGATATGCTGTTCATGCCGGTAGGCTCATCCAAGCCTACAAGAGTACAGGGGGCGTTTCTGTCAGATGAAGAAGTCGAGCGGATTGTTGATCACTGTATCGAACAACAAAAAGCTTCTTATCAGGAAGAAATGATCCCTGAAGAAACGAGTGAAGCAGTTTCAGATGTTGATGATGAGCTATATGATGATGCTGTACAAATGATCACTGAAATGCAAAGTGCCAGCGTATCCATGCTGCAGAGACGCTTCAGAATTGGCTACACAAGGGCAGCACGCCTGATTGATGCGATGGAAGACCATGGTATC